One Lucilia cuprina isolate Lc7/37 chromosome 4, ASM2204524v1, whole genome shotgun sequence DNA segment encodes these proteins:
- the LOC111680331 gene encoding insulin-like growth factor 1 receptor — MQKYFLLLFILYICCACQQQANAKQKDVAPFKEVICESVTIRSIKDFNKLQNCTVITGYVRIVQMQFTPQALEHVKASNIEEISEYLLVYRVEGLDSLERLFPKLVVIRGVELLYDQYALIILENRDLKNIGLVNLLRVLKGSIRVESNPSLCFTHTINWVSILGNNTKQYYYVMKNNKSPNQCPLCYTYQDELDTIEVNRHKKCWSMGKFQKTTLDYIDGKKCYKQGGRSSCLTSCSDSNCRHCTKYVSERGCVDNCLPPKYRLAYKRQCVSDCTQLKLKQLGMECVKECPKHYVEVKKNGKISCALNCTGNFVVHTIDDLEGLADCSTIEGSLTIELYEIHKPLIQNLEHAFRNLNEITGYLKILSSPQIVSLHFFKNLHTIRGSELIENKYSLYMVNNHYLEELWLGRVAILQGCIYFHFNPRLCYEKITDLQSSFKECTKITIKDASRNSNGERVVCGPDIRDLTANITDFNSNSAVVQVDLMVPEEFSLLIGYTYYYKEAPERNVTKFDGRHGCGRDSWMTDVVISQRRRHILKHLKPATQYAYFVKSLTTMDYPYYAEHVSEIEYFQTQPAKPEKVAKMYTHKLSTKEIEVHWWPPRIPNGIIEKYILQYEVTNDTILTDSIYQNKEELCQCPKLDVESIIATPHVDDYHNKVQWLYKDALSNLLFQKSKSSGQAACIKSDSNETGEARAEKAYNKLRNQTIIKQEEAKETYILPHPYPVCNQSNPNIQDQTENKCIPLERYEDAIEIPGHRHSYILNNLEPEQTYRISLRACVKDLANGCGPEKVILAETVSKRLQTILDNLSMHKL; from the exons GCCTTGGAGCATGTTAAAGCCTCAAATATAGAGGAAATAAGTGAATATTTATTAGTGTACCGTGTTGAGGGTCTTGATAGTTTGGAAAGACTATTTCCAAAACTGGTGGTTATACGTGGTGTTGAACTGTTGTACGATCAATATGCTTTGATTATTTTGGAAAATCgcgatttaaaaaatattggtttgGTGAATTTATTGCGTGTTTTGAAGGGTTCTATACGTGTTGAGTCGAATCCTTCATTGTGTTTTACACACACCATTAATTGGGTTTCGATTTTGGGTAATAACACAAAACAGTATTACTATGTAATGAAG aaCAATAAATCCCCAAATCAATGTCCTCTGTGTTACACCTATCAGGATGAACTGGATACAATCGAGGTTAATCGTCACAAAAAATGCTGGTCTATGGGAAAATTCCAAAAAACCACTTTAGATTATATAGATGGTAAAAAGTGTTACAAACAAGGCGGTAGAAGCAGTTGCTTGACTTCATGCTCGGATAGCAACTGCAGACATTGTACAAAATATGTGTCTGAGAGAGGTTGTGTAGATAATTGTTTACCGCCCAAATATAGATTG gcCTATAAAAGACAATGTGTAAGTGATTGCACTCAATTGAAACTGAAGCAATTGGGCATGGAATGTGTGAAAGAATGTCCCAAACATTATGTGGAAGTAAAGAAAAATGGCAAAATTTCATGTGCTTTAAATTGTACTGGTAATTTTGTAGTACACACTATAGATGACTTGGAAGGTTTGGCTGATTGTAGTACGATCGAGGGTTCCTTGACCATAGAATTATATGAGATTCACA aacccttaatacaaaatttggaaCATGCTTTTCGCAATTTAAACGAAATTACCGGTTATTTGAAGATATTAAGTTCACCACAAATTGTATCtctacatttctttaaaaatctccATACTATAAGAGGTTCGGAATTGATAGAAAATAA gTATTCCCTTTATATGGTTAACAATCATTATTTGGAAGAATTATGGCTCGGTAGAGTGGCCATTTTACAGGGCTGTATTTATTTCCATTTCAATCCACGATTGTGTTATGAAAAAATTACCGATTTACAGAGTAGTTTTAAAGAATGTACTAAAATAACGATTAAGGATGCTTCCCGAAATTCAAATGGCGAAAGAGTAGTAT GCGGTCCAGACATACGAGATCTTACAGCCAATATTACCGATTTCAATTCAAATTCCGCTGTCGTACAAGTTGATCTTATGGTTCCAGAAGAGTTTAGTCTACTAATCGGTTACACTTACTATTATAAAGAGGCTCCTGAGAGGAATGTAACAAAATTCGATGGTCGTCATGGTTGTGGCAGAGATAG TTGGATGACCGATGTCGTTATTAGCCAACGTAGACGTCATATTTTAAAGCATCTTAAACCGGCAACACAATATGCTTACTTTGTTAAAAGTTTGACCACCATGGATTATCCTTACTATGCGGAACATGTCTCGgaaatagaatattttcaaactcAACCCGCCAAGCCAGAAAAGGTGGCAAAGATGTATACACACAAACTGTCCACAAAGGAAATT GAAGTTCATTGGTGGCCACCACGTATTCCCAATGgcattatagaaaaatatattttgcagtATGAAGTAACAa atgACACAATTCTCACAGACtccatttatcaaaataaagaaGAACTTTGTCAATGTCCTAAACTTGATGTAGAATCGATAATTGCCACTCCCCATGTAGATGATTATCATAATAAAGTGCAATGGCTCTACAAAGATGCCTTAAGTAATTTGCT ATTCCAAAAAAGCAAATCTTCCGGACAAGCGGCTTGCATTAAATCGGACAGCAATGAAACTGGAGAAGCTCGTGCCGAGAAGGCTTACAATAAATTGCGTAATCAAACCATAATAAAGCAAGAAGAAGCCAAAGAAACCTACATTTTACCTCATCCCTATCCAGTATGCAATCAATCAAATCCCAATATACAAGATCAAACGGAAAACAAGTGCATACCGTTGGAAAGATATGAGGATGCCATTGAAATACCTGGTCATCGTCACTCCTATATATTGAATAATTTAGAACCCGAACAGACATATCGCATTAGTTTGAGAGCGTGTGTCAAAGATTTAGCCAATGGCTGTGGTCCGGAAAAGGTTATATTAGCGGAGACAGTGAGCAAACGTTTGCAAACAATATTGGATAACTTATCAATGCATAAGTTGTAA